A stretch of the Roseofilum reptotaenium CS-1145 genome encodes the following:
- a CDS encoding LL-diaminopimelate aminotransferase produces MVTINENYLKLKAGYLFPEIARRVRVFTESNPDAPIIKLGIGDVTEPLPEACRTAMIKAVEDMGDRATFKGYGPEQGYAWLREKIASQDFQARGCEIDASEIFVSDGGKCDTGNILDIFGKGNTIAVTDPVYPVYVDTNVMAGHTGPVNDKGEYEGLFYLPITAENNFTAKIPDRPVDLIYLCFPNNPTGATASKADLKAWVDYARANGSVILFDAAYEAFITDPELPHSIYEIEGARECAIEFRSFSKNAGFTGTRCAYTVVPKSLKVTASDGAEVTLHQLWNRRQSTKFNGVSYLVQRGAEAVYSPEGQSQVQGLIKFYLENAQIIRQKLSDAGLTVYGGVHAPYIWVKTPQGLSSWDFFDKLLNLCYVVGTPGSGFGAAGEGYFRISAFNSRENVEEAMSRITDNFKV; encoded by the coding sequence ATGGTCACGATTAACGAAAATTATCTCAAGTTGAAGGCGGGTTATTTATTCCCAGAAATTGCCCGACGGGTGAGAGTGTTTACTGAGTCTAATCCGGATGCTCCCATTATTAAGCTAGGTATTGGAGATGTAACGGAACCTTTACCCGAAGCTTGCCGCACAGCAATGATTAAGGCAGTGGAGGACATGGGCGATCGGGCTACATTTAAAGGATATGGCCCAGAACAGGGGTATGCTTGGTTACGGGAAAAGATTGCTAGTCAGGATTTCCAAGCACGGGGATGTGAGATTGATGCATCGGAAATCTTTGTCTCCGATGGCGGTAAGTGCGATACAGGCAATATTTTGGACATTTTCGGCAAGGGTAACACCATTGCTGTCACCGATCCCGTTTATCCAGTATATGTGGATACTAATGTCATGGCGGGTCATACTGGACCAGTCAATGATAAGGGCGAATATGAAGGCTTATTCTATCTGCCCATTACAGCCGAGAATAACTTTACCGCCAAAATTCCCGATCGCCCCGTAGATCTAATTTATCTCTGTTTCCCCAATAATCCCACGGGGGCAACCGCATCTAAGGCTGACCTGAAAGCTTGGGTCGATTACGCTAGAGCCAATGGTTCCGTGATTCTCTTTGATGCTGCCTATGAAGCATTTATTACCGATCCAGAGCTGCCCCATTCTATTTATGAAATCGAAGGCGCACGGGAATGTGCGATCGAGTTTCGTTCCTTCTCCAAGAATGCGGGATTTACAGGAACTCGATGTGCCTATACCGTCGTTCCCAAAAGCTTAAAAGTCACCGCGTCTGACGGTGCAGAAGTCACCCTACATCAACTGTGGAATCGTCGCCAATCCACCAAATTTAACGGCGTTTCCTATCTGGTGCAGCGTGGAGCAGAAGCGGTTTACTCTCCAGAAGGACAAAGCCAAGTTCAAGGCTTAATCAAGTTTTACCTGGAAAATGCCCAAATTATCCGTCAAAAGCTCTCGGATGCTGGATTAACCGTTTATGGTGGAGTTCATGCGCCCTATATTTGGGTAAAAACCCCCCAAGGACTCTCGAGTTGGGATTTCTTTGACAAATTGCTCAATTTGTGCTATGTCGTGGGGACTCCCGGATCGGGATTTGGCGCTGCTGGAGAAGGTTACTTCCGTATCTCGGCATTCAACAGTCGGGAAAATGTGGAGGAAGCCATGAGTCGCATTACCGACAATTTCAAGGTTTAA
- the ilvC gene encoding ketol-acid reductoisomerase encodes MARMYYDADANLDLLNGKTVAIIGYGSQGHAHALNLKESGVKVIVGLYEGSKSTAKAEAAGLTVKPVADAAKAADLIMILLPDEVQKTVYQNEIAPNLSEGNVLAFAHGFNIHFGQVVPPANVDVIMVAPKGPGHLVRRTYEQGEGVPCLFAVYQDATGQARDRAMAYAKGVGGTRAGILETTFREETETDLFGEQAVLCGGLSALIKSGFETLVAAGYQPELAYFECLHEVKLIVDLVVEGGLAQMRDSISNTAEYGDYTRGHRIITDETRAEMKKILEEIQSGQFAREFVLENQSGKAGFNAMRRQEAEHPIEEVGKDLRAMFSWLKKA; translated from the coding sequence ATGGCCCGGATGTACTACGACGCGGATGCTAACTTAGATTTACTGAACGGTAAAACTGTTGCCATTATTGGCTATGGTTCCCAAGGACATGCCCATGCGCTGAATTTAAAGGAGAGTGGGGTTAAGGTGATTGTGGGGTTGTATGAGGGGAGTAAGTCAACAGCCAAAGCAGAAGCTGCCGGGTTAACGGTTAAACCTGTTGCGGATGCCGCGAAAGCAGCAGACCTGATTATGATTTTACTGCCTGATGAGGTGCAAAAGACGGTTTATCAGAATGAAATTGCCCCGAACCTGAGTGAAGGTAATGTTTTAGCCTTTGCCCATGGTTTTAATATCCACTTTGGTCAAGTGGTTCCTCCAGCAAATGTAGATGTCATTATGGTAGCGCCAAAGGGGCCGGGACATTTGGTGCGGCGAACCTATGAACAAGGGGAAGGAGTTCCCTGTTTATTTGCGGTTTATCAAGATGCAACAGGACAAGCTCGCGATCGCGCCATGGCTTATGCTAAAGGTGTAGGCGGTACTCGTGCGGGTATCCTGGAAACCACGTTCCGCGAAGAAACTGAAACTGACTTATTTGGCGAACAAGCTGTCCTCTGCGGTGGTTTAAGTGCCCTAATTAAGAGCGGTTTTGAAACGCTGGTAGCGGCAGGATATCAACCGGAATTAGCCTATTTTGAATGCCTCCACGAAGTCAAGTTAATTGTAGACTTGGTGGTCGAAGGCGGCTTGGCCCAAATGCGCGATAGTATCTCCAATACGGCTGAATATGGCGATTATACTCGCGGACATCGGATTATCACCGACGAAACCCGCGCCGAAATGAAGAAAATCCTCGAAGAAATCCAAAGCGGTCAATTCGCCCGTGAATTTGTGTTAGAAAATCAATCGGGTAAAGCCGGATTTAATGCCATGCGCCGTCAAGAAGCTGAACATCCCATCGAAGAGGTAGGGAAAGACCTACGAGCTATGTTTAGCTGGCTGAAGAAAGCATAA
- a CDS encoding Uma2 family endonuclease has protein sequence MISSEVKTVRWTIDDLEGFPDNGTRYEIIDGELFMTRSPHLNHQDISGAIYTELRIWSKKTGLGKPFFCPGVIFSNSDNVIPDLVWISRERLSQVLDESGHFTGAPELVIEILSKSEKDKKRDKETKLKLYSVQGVREYWIVDYQQREIEIYRRNQGSLEKAVTLFEQDTLTSPLLPDFQCPLEVLWEDE, from the coding sequence ATGATTTCATCAGAAGTAAAAACCGTCCGTTGGACAATTGATGATTTAGAAGGATTCCCCGACAATGGCACGAGGTATGAGATTATTGATGGAGAACTATTCATGACCAGATCGCCCCATCTAAATCACCAGGACATTTCTGGAGCGATTTATACAGAACTACGAATTTGGTCAAAAAAAACAGGTTTAGGAAAACCATTTTTTTGTCCTGGAGTTATTTTTTCCAATAGTGATAATGTAATCCCTGACTTAGTGTGGATATCCCGCGAACGTCTATCCCAAGTTTTAGATGAATCTGGACACTTTACGGGTGCGCCAGAGTTGGTAATTGAGATATTATCGAAGTCAGAGAAGGATAAAAAGCGAGATAAAGAAACGAAGTTAAAGTTGTATTCTGTACAAGGAGTGCGAGAATACTGGATCGTTGACTATCAGCAACGAGAAATTGAAATCTATCGCCGTAATCAAGGAAGTTTAGAAAAAGCTGTTACCTTATTTGAGCAAGATACGCTCACTAGCCCCCTTTTGCCAGACTTTCAGTGTCCTCTAGAAGTATTGTGGGAAGACGAATAG
- a CDS encoding DUF6887 family protein, whose product MAFQAYLDRFNQRPKSLIASPNDPNFDAKIQSAIREKLKTLESN is encoded by the coding sequence ATGGCTTTTCAGGCTTATTTGGACAGATTTAACCAACGTCCAAAATCACTGATTGCTAGTCCAAATGACCCCAATTTTGACGCGAAGATTCAATCAGCCATTCGGGAAAAACTAAAAACGTTAGAGAGCAATTAG
- a CDS encoding D-hexose-6-phosphate mutarotase: MINQLNDRYAIDGQLKFIDGTTEFPPDRIISVPEEVEGFPIIQIENNFAKATIALYGGHVLSFQPMTEAEDLLFLSESARIQAGKGLRGGIPVCWPWFGPHPEDSTLPSHGFVRNRFWSVLSTGTTPGGETQIQLGLTDTPETRELWPHAWELVIDIVVGDTLTVGLITRNQGNEPFTITQALHTYFQVGNIDGVRILGLDRTEYIDKVEGGVQKSQAGVVEIDSEVDRIYMNVPPKLAIDDSTWKRQIQILSKGSSSAVVWNPWSEKAAKFADLSDDDYLRFVCVETTNAGPDQIEVFPGHEYRLESKIRN; this comes from the coding sequence ATGATTAATCAACTCAATGATCGCTATGCAATTGACGGCCAACTCAAATTTATTGATGGCACAACCGAGTTCCCACCCGATCGCATTATATCGGTTCCTGAAGAAGTAGAAGGCTTTCCCATTATCCAAATTGAGAATAACTTCGCCAAGGCTACCATTGCCCTTTATGGGGGTCATGTCCTCTCCTTTCAACCCATGACTGAAGCGGAGGATCTCCTGTTTCTGAGCGAAAGCGCACGCATCCAAGCGGGAAAAGGACTGCGCGGTGGAATTCCCGTTTGCTGGCCCTGGTTTGGCCCCCATCCAGAAGACTCAACACTTCCGAGTCACGGGTTTGTACGCAATCGGTTTTGGTCAGTTTTGTCCACCGGAACGACTCCAGGAGGAGAAACCCAAATCCAGTTAGGATTAACCGATACCCCAGAAACCCGCGAACTTTGGCCTCATGCTTGGGAATTAGTCATTGACATTGTCGTTGGTGATACCTTAACCGTGGGTTTAATTACTCGTAACCAAGGGAATGAACCCTTTACAATTACCCAAGCCTTACATACCTATTTCCAGGTCGGCAATATTGATGGAGTCAGGATTTTGGGCTTAGATAGAACAGAATATATTGATAAAGTAGAGGGTGGAGTGCAAAAATCTCAAGCTGGAGTAGTAGAGATTGACTCAGAAGTCGATCGCATTTACATGAATGTTCCACCTAAGTTAGCGATTGATGATTCCACCTGGAAACGCCAGATTCAGATCCTTTCTAAAGGGAGTAGCAGCGCTGTTGTCTGGAATCCTTGGTCTGAAAAAGCTGCTAAATTTGCCGATTTAAGTGATGATGACTATCTTCGGTTTGTCTGTGTGGAAACTACTAATGCAGGGCCAGACCAAATTGAAGTGTTCCCCGGACATGAATATCGATTAGAGTCGAAAATTAGGAATTGA
- a CDS encoding HAD-IC family P-type ATPase: protein MVNANSIPTGLTDDRVESLYRSGLHNNVNLPNSRSYQDILRETVFTFINGVFFSIFMLLISLGRYSDGAIVIAVLFSAVMVSVCQEIWAKRKLDRVALLTRPRSLVMRNGQECTLDPRELVQGDVLHLVPGEQIILDGEVLQGQIEVDESLLTGESDAIVKKPGDRLLSGTFCISGNGYYEAQQVGKETLAYRLASGARAVRQVYTPLQEQINLVIRIFILVAGFLWILVAIAVLSRTLSVSDGVQKAAVISSLVPAGLYLSITLAYALGAVRMLDRDILIQQANSVESLSHVEILCLDKTGTLTANQIEVHQLEAINGETERLEQVLGVYAASSTTQNATSEAIARYSPRFPQSVKEEVPFTSARKWSGCIFAPGTEQGTYVLGAPDILARSIPLSEEIRETIHQWTEQGYRVLLFAGSPEIINLYDTPLESLRERNNTPTIPPTLAPLGLVILGDKLRPGVLETLQGFQQAGVQLKIISGDYPQTVQAIARQVGLEGNLAMISGAELAQIEPQKWPQVVQDYTIFGRITPDQKAQLVKELRQKGIYVAMIGDGVNDVLSLKQANLGIAMESGSKATKAVADLVLLKDSFVSLPFALLEGQRIQNGIQDVLKLFIIRIFSFTLLILATGQVIGTFPLLNKHSALVTALSVGFPTMSLPIYAKPRGEQDGNRVRALFRFILPATLSVTLAGLIVYLGYLVTSVWRAVSQGGMVIVDNELLAIPRSALVTLLIFCGLTLMLFLKPPTRFWVAVEPLSGDWRYTKVAVSLLGLYGLILAIAPVRNFFDLTLLSASDYAFIVAIVLLWMYLLRLTWRRKWLERFLGKFH from the coding sequence ATGGTAAATGCTAATTCTATACCCACCGGATTAACGGACGATCGCGTGGAAAGCCTCTATCGGTCCGGCTTGCATAATAATGTTAATTTACCCAATAGTCGTTCCTATCAAGATATTTTACGCGAAACCGTATTTACCTTCATTAATGGGGTATTCTTTTCGATTTTTATGCTGCTGATTTCCCTGGGACGCTACAGCGATGGAGCGATCGTGATTGCAGTATTGTTTAGTGCGGTGATGGTGAGTGTCTGTCAGGAAATTTGGGCGAAACGCAAGTTAGACCGAGTAGCGTTGTTAACCCGTCCGCGATCGCTGGTAATGCGCAATGGTCAAGAATGCACCCTCGATCCTCGTGAACTGGTTCAGGGGGATGTGCTGCATCTGGTTCCTGGAGAGCAAATCATCCTTGATGGAGAAGTGTTGCAGGGACAAATTGAGGTGGATGAGTCTCTGTTAACGGGGGAAAGTGATGCCATTGTCAAAAAACCGGGCGATCGCCTGCTCTCTGGCACGTTTTGCATTAGCGGCAATGGGTATTATGAAGCACAACAGGTGGGGAAGGAAACCCTTGCTTATCGTCTGGCGTCGGGGGCTAGGGCGGTGCGACAGGTGTATACTCCTTTACAGGAACAGATTAATCTGGTGATTCGCATCTTTATTTTGGTGGCTGGGTTTCTGTGGATTTTAGTGGCGATCGCCGTTCTCAGTCGCACCTTATCGGTGAGCGATGGGGTGCAAAAAGCGGCAGTAATCTCCAGTTTAGTGCCTGCGGGCCTCTATTTATCGATTACTCTAGCCTATGCTCTGGGAGCGGTGCGGATGCTAGATCGAGATATTCTGATTCAACAGGCGAATTCTGTGGAATCCCTGAGCCATGTGGAAATTCTCTGTTTGGATAAGACGGGAACGCTAACCGCGAATCAAATTGAAGTGCATCAGTTAGAGGCAATTAATGGTGAAACGGAGCGTCTAGAGCAGGTTTTAGGCGTTTATGCCGCGAGTTCGACGACTCAAAATGCCACCAGTGAGGCGATCGCTCGTTATTCTCCCCGTTTCCCACAATCGGTTAAGGAGGAAGTTCCCTTTACGTCTGCACGCAAGTGGAGCGGGTGTATTTTTGCTCCTGGGACAGAACAAGGAACCTATGTGCTAGGCGCTCCGGATATCCTAGCGCGCTCGATTCCCCTTTCCGAGGAAATCCGGGAAACGATTCACCAGTGGACGGAACAAGGCTATCGCGTCTTGCTGTTTGCCGGTTCTCCAGAGATTATCAACCTTTACGATACTCCTTTGGAGTCGCTTCGCGAACGCAACAATACGCCCACGATTCCCCCTACCCTCGCCCCTTTGGGATTGGTAATTTTAGGGGATAAATTGCGTCCGGGAGTGTTAGAAACGCTGCAAGGATTTCAACAAGCAGGGGTGCAACTGAAGATTATTTCGGGGGATTATCCGCAGACGGTACAGGCGATCGCCCGTCAGGTGGGATTAGAGGGAAATTTAGCGATGATTTCGGGAGCGGAGTTAGCCCAAATTGAACCGCAAAAATGGCCGCAAGTCGTGCAAGACTATACCATTTTCGGGCGGATTACCCCCGATCAAAAAGCGCAATTGGTGAAAGAATTGCGCCAAAAAGGGATTTATGTAGCCATGATTGGGGATGGAGTGAATGATGTTTTATCCCTGAAACAAGCGAATTTGGGGATTGCCATGGAAAGTGGCAGTAAAGCAACCAAAGCAGTGGCGGATTTAGTGTTATTAAAAGATTCGTTTGTTTCGCTCCCCTTTGCACTGTTGGAAGGGCAACGAATTCAAAACGGAATTCAGGATGTATTGAAGTTGTTTATTATCCGCATTTTTTCATTTACCTTACTCATTTTAGCCACCGGTCAAGTGATTGGTACATTTCCCTTATTGAATAAACATAGTGCTTTGGTGACTGCGCTTTCTGTCGGCTTTCCAACCATGAGTTTGCCCATTTATGCGAAACCGAGAGGGGAACAGGATGGCAATCGGGTTCGCGCTCTCTTTCGGTTTATTTTACCCGCCACATTATCAGTAACTTTAGCCGGATTAATCGTTTATTTAGGCTATTTAGTCACCAGTGTTTGGCGAGCGGTGAGTCAGGGTGGGATGGTGATTGTCGATAATGAGTTATTAGCTATTCCTCGCAGCGCGTTAGTCACCCTCTTAATCTTCTGTGGCTTAACGTTAATGCTGTTTCTCAAACCCCCAACGCGGTTCTGGGTAGCCGTGGAACCCCTGAGCGGAGATTGGCGATATACGAAGGTTGCGGTGAGTTTGTTGGGGTTATACGGGCTGATTTTGGCGATCGCCCCCGTGAGAAACTTCTTTGACTTGACGCTATTATCAGCATCAGATTACGCCTTTATTGTGGCGATCGTTTTGCTGTGGATGTATCTCCTGCGCCTCACCTGGCGACGGAAATGGTTAGAGCGTTTCTTGGGGAAATTTCATTAA